A single window of Macrobrachium nipponense isolate FS-2020 chromosome 31, ASM1510439v2, whole genome shotgun sequence DNA harbors:
- the LOC135206669 gene encoding uncharacterized protein LOC135206669 isoform X2 — translation MLDFGKSQNRSRKTFSIFASFIMCCLGASLMIASVATQFWFESGCKLGGEESPDSQVYFGLFSGKNTFKKLSVTQYYTKIVCDEGICMFSCAPTADLRRQHLEHVKEGTAEDFAKDNCKGVANMALMAQVPSAGALPLMTLSGRPQRHLEARAEGDPTTTDDPTTTESGNSSTTPHVPTSPEFMSYGLWVGTISCLSIGMVFAVIGALFAVINTATTPVEFITGVPGLYIWNSMAAFFNLICVILWAVQFHQHLTRNVLLYDADSGWTTEGMEVFGYSYWLVVVAIIVHIANIVIIFVGTYERKAKEEVRKPEEKSVNLMLY, via the exons ATGTTGGACTTCGGCAAATCGCAAAACCGGTCGCGCAAGACCTTCAGCATCTTCGCCTCCTTCATCATGTGCTGCCTGGGGGCCTCGCTCATGATCGCGTCCGTAGCCACGCAATTCTGGTTCGAGTCCGGATGCAAGTTAGGAGGGGAGGAGAGCCCCGACAGCCAAGTCTACTTCGGACTCTTCTCAGGCAAGAACACCTTCAAGAAACTCAGCGTCACCCAGTACTACACCAAGA TCGTCTGCGATGAAGGCATCTGCATGTTCAGCTGCGCACCCACCGCCGACCTTCGGCGACAGCACCTGGAACACGTCAAGGAAGGAACAGCGGAGGATTTCGCCAAAGATAACTGTAAAGGAGTTGCAAACATGGCTCTGATGGCACAGGTCCCCTCTGCAGGGGCGCTTCCCCTCATGACGTTGAGTGGACGACCTCAGCGCCATCTGGAAGCAAGAGCAGAAGGTGATCCCACCACTACAGATGATCCCACCACTACAGAATCCGGAAACAGTTCGACTACGCCACATg TGCCCACCAGCCCCGAATTCATGAGTTACGGATTGTGGGTCGGCACCATCTCCTGCTTGTCGATCGGCATGGTATTCGCCGTCATAGGCGCCCTCTTCGCCGTCATCAACACGGCGACAACGCCCGTGGAGTTCATCACGGGGGTGCCGGGCCTCTATATATGGAACAGCATGGCGG CCTTCTTCAACCTGATCTGCGTCATACTGTGGGCTGTCCAGTTCCACCAACATCTGACGAGGAACGTCCTTCTCTACGACGCTGACTCGGGATGGACAACGGAGGGCATGGAAGTCTTCGGATACTCTTActg GTTGGTGGTAGTCGCTATAATCGTTCACATAGCAAACATTGTCATCATATTCGTTGGAACTTACGAACGAAAGGCCAAAGAAGAAGTCCGGAAACCGGAAGAAAAGTCTGTCAACCTCATGTTATATTAA